The Synechococcus sp. MVIR-18-1 region CCGCTGGATCGTCAGGGCTTGGAATGTTTTCTTGCCTGGCTTCGGCCGCTTCAGCAGTCGCTCTCCTTAGAAGCTGATAAGGGATTTCTCGATCTTCAAGGTCGTCATGAACGGTTTCATGCCTTCTTGAGCCGCCAATTGGCAACGCCACCCCCGGTGACTTTGCCTAAAGACAGCTTGATGCGTCTGCAGTCTTTAGCGACTGATTTTGCTGCGTATCCCGAACTTGGTGATGCCGGTCGCCGCCGGCTCGTCACTGGCACCCGGCAATGGCTTCACGGTTTGCGCGCTCGTCTTGAGCCATCGGCACCGATGGCACCCCCGCGGATCAGGGTGTCGTCGTCTCCACAGACTTCTGGGCGATCAACGAACCAACCTTTTACGCTCGATTTGGAGTCGCCGCTTGCCAGGGTTCATGGGATTGGTCCCAAGTTGGCGGAACGATTAGCAAGCCTTGGTCTGCTTGTCGTTCGGGATTTGATTCAGCATTACCCACGCGACTACGTCGATTACTCCGCCTTACGCAGAATTGAGGCGTTGGAGGCTGGAGAAACCGCAACGATTGTGGCCACGGTGCGTCGATCCCATGGCTTCACCAGTCCTCGCAACCCAAATCTTTCGATTATTGAGTTGCAGCTTCAAGACCCCACCGGTCGGATCAAGGTGACGCGATTTTTGGCAGGAAAACGATTTAGTAATCCTGCATACCTGCATGGCCAGACCCGTCAGTACCCTGCCGGCGCCACCGTGGCGGTGAGTGGTTTGGTAAAAAGCGGGCCGTATGGCATCAGCTTTCAAGATCCGATCATTGAGGTAATGGAGAGCGCCAATGCACCGTTGCGTTCTCGCCAGATCGGCCGGTTGTTGCCTGTGTATCCGCTCACTGAAGGACTCACTGCCGATCGTTTTCGAAGCTTGGTGGAAGCGGTTTTGCCCGCTGTTCGTCTTTGGCCTGACCCCCTGCCAGCGCCGCGCCGTGAAGCCCTTGGCTTGCTAGCTCGCGATCAAGCGCTGGTTGCCATCCATCGACCAGAAACCAGTGAGCAACTGCAGCAAGCACGTCATCGTTTGGTGTTTGACGAATTTCTTCTCCTTCAGCTCAGCTTGATGCAACGCAGAGCCGCCCTGCGTCAGCGTTCAGCGCCTGTGCTGCATGGGGGGGGAGAGCACCAAGGATTGGTCGGCCGTTTTTTGTCTCTGCTTCCGTTTGAACTCACGGGTGCTCAGAAGCGGGTGCTCGCGGAAATTGAACAGGATCTGGTGCGCCCCGAACCGATGGCGAGGCTCGTGCAAGGGGATGTGGGAAGTGGAAAAACCGTTGTGGCGATTGCCGCGCTGCTGCGTGCTGTGGAAGCTGGGTGCCAAGGAGCCTTGATGGCGCCAACAGAAGTGTTGGCGGCGCAGCACTACCGCAATTTGTGCAGTTGGTTGCCTCCACTGCACGTCAGCGTGGAGCTGCTCACTGGCTCCACTCCACGACGCAGCCGACGACAAATTTTGAGCGATCTCTCCGGCGGAACGTTGCGCATCCTTGTGGGAACCCATGCCCTCTTGGAGGATCCAGTTGCCTTCGATCGTCTGGGATTGGTGGTGGTTGATGAGCAACATCGCTTTGGAGTGCGTCAACGCAACCGTCTTCTCGACAAGGGCTTGCAACCCCATTTGCTCACGATGACCGCTACACCGATTCCGCGAACCCTGGCGCTTTCGCTCCATGGTGATCTCGACGTGAGTCAGATCGATGAACTCCCTCCAGGTCGAACACCGATTCGCACCAAGGTTGTGAAGAGCTCTGAGCGTGAGGAGGCCTATGAACTCATCCGGGAACAGGTGCTTCAGGGCCAGCGCATTTATGTGGTGCTTCCCTTGGTGGAGGAATCAGAAAAAGTGGATCTTCGCTCAGCGGTTGATGTGCATCGTCAGCTTTCGGAGGAGGTATTTCCAGAGTTCAACGTCGGACTGCTCCATGGCCGATTAGCCAGTGCTGACAAGCAGGCCGTGATTGCTGATTTTGCTGGCGGTGCCACACAGATTTTGGTTTCTACCACCGTGGTGGAAGTGGGGGTGGATGTTCCTGAAGCCAGTGTGATGGTGATTGATCATGCCGATCGGTTTGGCTTGGCTCAGTTGCACCAGTTGCGGGGACGGGTGGGTCGTGGAGCGGCCGCTTCCTACTGCTTACTCGTGAACGACAGCCGTAATCCTTTGGCCAAACAACGGCTTGAAGTTTTAGTCCGTTCCAATGATGGATTTGAGATTGCTGAAATGGACCTGCGCTTTCGAGGTCCTGGTCAGGTGCTAGGCACCCGTCAATCGGGTTTGCCTGATTTAGCGCTCGCGAGCCTCGCAGACGATGGCTCTGTCTTGGAGGAAGCCCGGGATGAGGCGGCAAGCATCCTCAAGGAGGATCCCGACCTCAAATGTTATGAGCACATGCGTGTGCTGTTGGAACAGCAACGCAAGCGTTCAGCCGCCGCTGTACAACTCAATTAGTCCTTCACTCGTTCGAGATCGCATCCGGGATGCGTTGTGATCAAGAACCTGGCAATCTGCTGACAGCGTTTTTAGTGTCGCGTCATCATGCTGCGTCCATGGCATTCGATCTTGATTGACGATTGCGGTGAATTCCTGCGACCGCTGCGCTCTGTTGTGATCTGCATGGAGCCACACCCCTATGTGTCATTGGGGGCGCCCTATGGGAATGCAGCAGATCCCTTTTGTCTTCGCCAAGGAGTGAGAAGTCGTTTGCTGGCTGCTCAAGTTCATCTCCAAGGAATCACAAGCGGGGTTGGACTCCAACCACTTCGGTTTGGAATCTTCGATGCCTGGCGTCCCGTGTCAGTTCAATCCTTCATGGTGAGCCACGCCATTGAGCAGGAGTGCGCACGCCAAGGCATTGATCCAGAGGATTCAGAACAGCTGAATCGTTTGGAAAGCGTTCGCTCTGAGGTGGCACGTTTTTGGGCTCCACCGAGTTCTGATTTTTCGATACCGCCTCCCCACAGCACTGGAGCTGCTGTGGATCTCACTCTCATTGATGCAAAGGGGAACCCCTTGGATATGGGGGGGGAAATTGATGCGATCGGCCCCGAGTCTTTACCGCTTCACCATGCTGATGCAGCGCTGAATCATCCTGATGGGACCGCTGCTTTATTCCATAGCCGTCGTTGTTTACTGCATCGTGTGATGACTCAGGCGGGATTTGTGCGTCACCCGAATGAGTGGTGGCACTTCAGTTTTGGTGATCAGCTTTGGGCTTGGACTGTTCAAGCGGATCGTGCCATTTATGGACGGGATCCAGACTTGTTCAGTTTGAAATCTTGAGCATCTCTTGAACGGTGGCATCACCAAGTTTACTGATGTGTTCGCCAAAGCCCCGCCGCCCGCCAGCTTCTTTCCAACTTTGAAGCAAGGGTTCGATCGTTGCTTCAAGGTCCTCAAGAGGCATCTTCTGTAGGAACGGACGGGCTAACTGCTGCAAATTGGCGCTCCCACCAAGCCAGAGCTGATATTGATTGACACCGCTTCCTACAAGGCCAAGTTCAGCCATATATGGACGGGCGCACCCATTCGGGCATCCGGTCATACGAACAAGAATGGATTTTTTAATCTCTAGCTGCTTGAGCTGGGAATCCAGTCTTTCGAGAACATCGGGAAGAACTCTTTCCGATTCAGTAACGGCTAGTCCGCAGGTGGGTAGGGCTGGACAGGCGAGGGCATGCCGTACGAGGGGAGAAACCTCTGCTGGAAGTTCAAACCCTAATTCGGACAACTCACTTTTGATGGATGATTTTTGACTAGAACCAATATTGCAGAGGAGTAAGTCTTGATTTGGGGTGAGTCGTATTTCTAGTTGATATCTATCAACAATGGAGCGAATCCCTTCCTTAACAGTTCCTTCCAGCCGGCCACACATGAAAGGGAGTCCCACAAACCATAGACCTGGCTTTTGGCGATGCCAGCCTAGATAATCCATTAATTTTGCAGGCGGTTCCTGAATTAAACTTTTGATATCCTTTTTAAAATAGTCCTTGATCAAGGTTTCGCGGAACCATTGAATCCCACGATTGTGCAAAAGATATTTCATGCGAGCATGTTTTCTTACTTCGCGATCTCCATGATCTCTTTGCAACGCCATGATTGATTGCAGGAGGTCAAATATATTCTCAGCCTCTACATAACCCAAGGGATCTGCAATTCGTGCAAACGTATCTTCTTGATTATGCGTTCTTCCTAGGCCTCCACCCACATAAACATTGCACCCGCGCATACTTCCGTTCTTGTTTGTGAATAGAACGAGCCCGATGTCTTGTGTGAGTAGGTCAACTGAGTTGTCTCCGGGTACGGTGACAGCAACTTTAAATTTCCTAGGAAGGTAAGTATCACCATAAATTGGTTCATCCTGGCTTCCGGAAAATATCCCTTCTTCGAATTGCCTTTCT contains the following coding sequences:
- the recG gene encoding ATP-dependent DNA helicase RecG, with product MVAQSADDSSGLTPPLDRQGLECFLAWLRPLQQSLSLEADKGFLDLQGRHERFHAFLSRQLATPPPVTLPKDSLMRLQSLATDFAAYPELGDAGRRRLVTGTRQWLHGLRARLEPSAPMAPPRIRVSSSPQTSGRSTNQPFTLDLESPLARVHGIGPKLAERLASLGLLVVRDLIQHYPRDYVDYSALRRIEALEAGETATIVATVRRSHGFTSPRNPNLSIIELQLQDPTGRIKVTRFLAGKRFSNPAYLHGQTRQYPAGATVAVSGLVKSGPYGISFQDPIIEVMESANAPLRSRQIGRLLPVYPLTEGLTADRFRSLVEAVLPAVRLWPDPLPAPRREALGLLARDQALVAIHRPETSEQLQQARHRLVFDEFLLLQLSLMQRRAALRQRSAPVLHGGGEHQGLVGRFLSLLPFELTGAQKRVLAEIEQDLVRPEPMARLVQGDVGSGKTVVAIAALLRAVEAGCQGALMAPTEVLAAQHYRNLCSWLPPLHVSVELLTGSTPRRSRRQILSDLSGGTLRILVGTHALLEDPVAFDRLGLVVVDEQHRFGVRQRNRLLDKGLQPHLLTMTATPIPRTLALSLHGDLDVSQIDELPPGRTPIRTKVVKSSEREEAYELIREQVLQGQRIYVVLPLVEESEKVDLRSAVDVHRQLSEEVFPEFNVGLLHGRLASADKQAVIADFAGGATQILVSTTVVEVGVDVPEASVMVIDHADRFGLAQLHQLRGRVGRGAAASYCLLVNDSRNPLAKQRLEVLVRSNDGFEIAEMDLRFRGPGQVLGTRQSGLPDLALASLADDGSVLEEARDEAASILKEDPDLKCYEHMRVLLEQQRKRSAAAVQLN
- a CDS encoding M15 family metallopeptidase; the protein is MLRPWHSILIDDCGEFLRPLRSVVICMEPHPYVSLGAPYGNAADPFCLRQGVRSRLLAAQVHLQGITSGVGLQPLRFGIFDAWRPVSVQSFMVSHAIEQECARQGIDPEDSEQLNRLESVRSEVARFWAPPSSDFSIPPPHSTGAAVDLTLIDAKGNPLDMGGEIDAIGPESLPLHHADAALNHPDGTAALFHSRRCLLHRVMTQAGFVRHPNEWWHFSFGDQLWAWTVQADRAIYGRDPDLFSLKS
- a CDS encoding NADPH-dependent assimilatory sulfite reductase hemoprotein subunit, whose amino-acid sequence is MPTESIDTALSKAEKRKLYSGHLREPLLTELSNEEIRFSEDAVQLLKFHGSYQQNHRELRKTDKIKCWQMMLRLRNPGGRVPAQLFSALDDLSNQYGNGTLRITTRQAFQMHGIPKSDLKTVIGTIIKNLGSTLAACGDINRNVMAPAAPFENNGYPAARKLADEIADLLSPKAAEGSYLDMWVDGDLSYRFKPAKLVKQARERQFEEGIFSGSQDEPIYGDTYLPRKFKVAVTVPGDNSVDLLTQDIGLVLFTNKNGSMRGCNVYVGGGLGRTHNQEDTFARIADPLGYVEAENIFDLLQSIMALQRDHGDREVRKHARMKYLLHNRGIQWFRETLIKDYFKKDIKSLIQEPPAKLMDYLGWHRQKPGLWFVGLPFMCGRLEGTVKEGIRSIVDRYQLEIRLTPNQDLLLCNIGSSQKSSIKSELSELGFELPAEVSPLVRHALACPALPTCGLAVTESERVLPDVLERLDSQLKQLEIKKSILVRMTGCPNGCARPYMAELGLVGSGVNQYQLWLGGSANLQQLARPFLQKMPLEDLEATIEPLLQSWKEAGGRRGFGEHISKLGDATVQEMLKISN